The following proteins come from a genomic window of Phycisphaerae bacterium:
- a CDS encoding low affinity iron permease family protein, which yields MIRFRRAQSRVGRWFEQASQHVTHWTGTSWAFTIACLLIIAWLVSGPVFGYSDTWQMVINTCTTIITFLMVFLIQRTQNKESLTINLKLNEIIASTEGASNRLVDIEELSEEELDVLHEYYSSLAEAVKRETNIRQSHSIDDGKNPHPRVAKGRKPSKRNAVSPVR from the coding sequence GTGATTCGATTCCGCCGGGCCCAGTCTCGCGTCGGCCGCTGGTTCGAGCAGGCGTCCCAGCACGTCACGCATTGGACCGGCACGTCCTGGGCCTTCACCATCGCCTGCCTGTTGATCATCGCGTGGCTCGTGAGCGGCCCCGTCTTCGGCTACTCGGACACCTGGCAGATGGTCATCAACACCTGCACGACCATCATCACGTTTCTGATGGTTTTCCTGATCCAGCGCACGCAAAACAAAGAATCGCTGACGATCAATCTCAAGCTCAATGAGATTATCGCCTCCACGGAGGGGGCGAGTAATCGGCTGGTCGATATCGAAGAGCTGTCCGAGGAGGAGCTCGATGTCCTGCATGAGTACTACAGTTCACTGGCCGAGGCGGTAAAGCGGGAGACGAACATCCGCCAGTCGCATTCCATCGACGATGGCAAGAATCCCCATCCTCGCGTGGCTAAAGGCCGCAAGCCCTCCAAACGGAACGCCGTTTCTCCAGTCCGCTGA
- a CDS encoding isoprenylcysteine carboxylmethyltransferase family protein → MLVMLYGLVCYFAFFGTILYAIGFVGNFVVPKSVDTGLIESPAKAVAIDALLLGLFAIQHTIMARPGFKKWWTRYVPVQIERSTFVLAASLLLILLFWQWRPLPTVVWSVEHQLARWLLIGVFLAGWVLVFYATFLIDHFDLFGLRQTFFHWRGWTYTHPPFKKPLLYRLVRNPLMLGFVLAFWATPVMTQGHLLFAGLSTAYILMGIQFEERDLQRILGEDYRLYRRRTPMLFPWPRKGPSS, encoded by the coding sequence ATGCTCGTGATGCTTTACGGCCTGGTTTGCTACTTTGCCTTCTTCGGGACCATCCTTTACGCCATCGGATTCGTCGGCAACTTCGTTGTTCCCAAATCGGTCGACACGGGCCTCATCGAATCGCCGGCGAAGGCGGTCGCCATCGACGCACTGCTGCTGGGGCTATTTGCCATTCAGCACACGATTATGGCCCGGCCGGGATTCAAGAAGTGGTGGACGCGCTACGTGCCGGTCCAGATCGAGCGAAGCACGTTTGTTCTGGCTGCTTCGCTGCTTCTGATCCTTCTATTCTGGCAGTGGCGGCCATTGCCGACCGTGGTATGGTCGGTCGAACATCAACTCGCCCGATGGCTGTTGATCGGGGTCTTTCTGGCCGGTTGGGTGCTCGTGTTCTATGCGACTTTTCTTATTGACCACTTCGATCTGTTCGGTTTGCGGCAGACTTTTTTTCATTGGCGGGGCTGGACCTACACGCACCCGCCCTTCAAGAAGCCGCTGCTCTATCGCCTCGTCCGCAATCCGCTCATGTTGGGCTTTGTTCTGGCCTTTTGGGCCACGCCCGTTATGACCCAGGGCCATCTGCTCTTCGCCGGGCTGTCCACGGCCTACATTCTCATGGGTATCCAGTTCGAGGAGCGGGATTTACAGCGGATTCTGGGCGAGGATTATCGCCTTTATCGTCGGCGGACGCCGATGTTATTTCCATGGCCCCGGAAAGGGCCTTCGTCGTAG
- a CDS encoding DUF1569 domain-containing protein, with the protein MIATKHVKDRRALRFNSIDELRADVDRIVAAEKSGKLRCTGNWTAGQAMGHIAAWINYSYDGYPMGPPPWIIRLILGFLKKKYLRQGMPAGVEIPKVKGGTFAMEPLSTEEGAARLRKALVRLASGEPAKYDSPAWGKMPVEERIALNLRHAELHLSFIHPD; encoded by the coding sequence ATGATTGCCACCAAGCACGTGAAAGACCGGCGTGCGCTGCGCTTCAATTCGATTGACGAGTTACGCGCCGACGTCGATCGCATCGTCGCGGCGGAAAAGTCCGGCAAGCTGCGCTGTACCGGCAACTGGACGGCCGGTCAGGCCATGGGCCATATCGCGGCGTGGATCAACTATTCGTATGACGGCTATCCCATGGGCCCGCCGCCGTGGATCATTCGCCTGATCCTCGGCTTTCTGAAGAAGAAGTACCTGCGCCAGGGCATGCCCGCTGGGGTCGAGATCCCCAAGGTCAAGGGTGGGACCTTTGCGATGGAGCCGCTGAGCACGGAAGAGGGCGCGGCGAGACTGCGAAAAGCCCTGGTACGGCTGGCGAGCGGCGAGCCGGCGAAATACGACAGCCCGGCCTGGGGAAAGATGCCGGTGGAGGAGCGGATCGCGCTGAATCTCCGCCACGCGGAATTGCACCTGAGCTTCATTCACCCGGACTGA
- a CDS encoding alpha/beta hydrolase, protein MVIEIDNLALHCEVFGEGEPVLFIHGFPLSGEMWRGAAEALSDRWRCLVPDLRGHGRSAASAAASMARYADDLAAMLDKLREWRPVVVVGLSMGGYIAFEFYRRHRARVRAMVLCDTRAEADAPDGAAKREAMAQEVLKNGSRAAADVMVDKLFAPGVSPQLRQHWHDAMSRNPPVGVAAAARALATRPDSTSTLTTIDCPTLFVVGREDTLTPPAPMEAMARAIRGARLEIIEGAGHMPPVEQPGEFNRILRGFLESL, encoded by the coding sequence ATGGTCATTGAAATAGACAATCTGGCGCTGCATTGCGAGGTGTTCGGCGAGGGAGAGCCGGTACTCTTCATCCACGGATTTCCGCTTTCGGGAGAGATGTGGCGCGGCGCGGCGGAGGCGCTGTCGGATCGCTGGCGGTGCTTGGTGCCGGACCTTCGGGGGCATGGCCGAAGCGCGGCGAGCGCCGCGGCGTCGATGGCGCGCTACGCCGACGATCTGGCGGCGATGCTCGATAAACTGCGGGAGTGGCGGCCGGTGGTCGTGGTCGGCCTGTCGATGGGCGGGTACATCGCGTTCGAGTTTTACCGGAGGCATCGCGCGCGCGTGCGAGCCATGGTGCTTTGCGACACGCGGGCCGAGGCCGACGCGCCGGACGGGGCCGCCAAGCGCGAGGCGATGGCGCAAGAGGTGCTCAAAAACGGCAGCCGGGCGGCGGCGGACGTGATGGTGGATAAGCTCTTTGCGCCGGGGGTCTCGCCGCAGCTTCGACAACACTGGCATGACGCCATGTCACGCAATCCACCGGTGGGCGTGGCGGCGGCGGCGCGGGCGCTGGCGACGCGGCCTGATTCCACTTCGACGCTGACAACCATTGATTGCCCGACGCTGTTCGTCGTCGGCCGCGAGGACACCCTCACGCCGCCCGCGCCGATGGAAGCCATGGCCCGTGCGATCCGCGGCGCGCGACTGGAGATCATCGAAGGGGCGGGTCACATGCCGCCGGTCGAACAGCCGGGGGAATTCAATCGTATACTCCGTGGATTCCTCGAATCGCTTTAG
- a CDS encoding DinB family protein: MAAKLPWLQRQWKFDGPVGVYPDILERLRGVPARIEDKVEKLSADVLTRRDGNTWSIQENIGHLLDLEPLMHARLDDYLAGSAVLRAADMENRRTHEARHNERPIGELLREFRRERESLCRRLDDLTESDFGRTAEHPRLKVPMRMVDWMLFTADHDDYHLARMTELKRLITGAGHP; this comes from the coding sequence ATGGCGGCGAAGCTACCCTGGCTACAGAGGCAATGGAAGTTTGATGGTCCCGTCGGCGTCTATCCCGACATCCTGGAGCGGCTGCGCGGCGTGCCGGCGCGCATCGAGGACAAAGTGGAGAAACTTTCCGCGGATGTCCTAACGCGGCGCGACGGAAACACCTGGTCGATTCAGGAGAACATCGGCCACTTGCTCGATCTGGAGCCGCTGATGCATGCCCGGCTGGACGATTACCTGGCCGGTTCGGCGGTGCTGCGTGCCGCGGACATGGAAAACCGACGCACGCACGAGGCGCGGCACAATGAACGGCCGATTGGGGAACTCCTGCGCGAATTTCGTCGCGAGCGAGAATCGCTTTGCCGCCGGCTGGACGACCTCACCGAATCGGACTTTGGCCGAACGGCGGAGCATCCCCGGCTCAAGGTCCCCATGCGGATGGTCGATTGGATGTTGTTTACGGCGGACCATGATGACTACCATCTGGCGCGAATGACGGAATTGAAGCGGTTGATTACGGGGGCGGGGCATCCTTGA
- a CDS encoding polysaccharide deacetylase family protein, with amino-acid sequence MILRGVFLRTILLAALVLAEGLTVPRTAGSPSVAPVSSSATRLPCLLYHRFVTRPEYARIRGDERLYSISIDSFEAQLRRLRQLGYRSLSADEAVAFARGEKSWTQPIVLITIDDGCRSVLTQAEPLLRKYGFRAVFFVTLDSSAYVFGLGHADQSRVSDDALRALDPAVIEVQSHGVTHRPLCDLSEKDMIQELVQSRTELERITGRPVRHLAIPGNWYDARVLRHAKQSGYEGIFVSDRDWVRPGSSPTQLPRINIAGFTTMSAFEAILSGSAKPRAEAPIH; translated from the coding sequence TTGATTCTGCGTGGGGTTTTTCTGCGGACGATATTGCTGGCGGCACTGGTCCTCGCGGAGGGCCTGACGGTTCCCCGCACGGCCGGGTCGCCGTCTGTTGCGCCCGTGTCCTCGTCCGCCACCCGGCTGCCTTGTCTGCTCTACCATCGCTTTGTGACGAGGCCGGAATACGCGCGGATCCGCGGGGACGAGCGTCTCTATTCCATTTCCATCGACTCCTTCGAGGCTCAACTCCGCAGACTTCGGCAGCTCGGCTATCGCAGCCTCAGCGCGGACGAGGCGGTCGCCTTCGCGCGCGGCGAGAAAAGTTGGACGCAGCCGATCGTGCTGATCACCATTGACGATGGATGCCGGAGTGTCCTGACCCAGGCCGAGCCGCTCCTGCGAAAGTACGGATTCCGCGCCGTGTTCTTCGTTACGCTGGACTCGAGCGCCTATGTGTTCGGATTGGGTCATGCGGATCAGTCCCGCGTCTCCGACGACGCGCTGCGTGCGCTGGACCCGGCGGTCATCGAGGTGCAATCCCACGGCGTCACGCATCGCCCACTGTGCGATCTTTCCGAAAAGGACATGATTCAGGAACTGGTGCAGTCGCGCACGGAATTGGAGCGGATCACCGGCCGACCGGTGCGACACCTGGCGATTCCCGGCAATTGGTATGACGCGCGGGTGTTGCGCCATGCCAAACAGTCCGGCTATGAGGGCATTTTCGTCTCGGACCGCGATTGGGTCCGTCCGGGAAGCAGTCCGACGCAATTGCCGCGGATAAATATCGCGGGCTTTACGACGATGTCCGCCTTCGAGGCTATTCTCAGCGGATCCGCGAAGCCCCGAGCCGAAGCCCCGATTCACTGA
- a CDS encoding HEAT repeat domain-containing protein: MSSSPPDANRRPRWSIVAILAMVFLFALVLVQRHRILAQWWVHQLKETADPKERSYYAACLAGIGDAGAGAIGKLGDDPRSEIRALVIPASQGLSDGRRFALLRVRLGDSDFDVRLSAATALAFLDFDPTQNFLISQMNSRPPEIVTAAAAALARVNNPDAVAALCEAASGHFNAWVRAQAVESLGQQLVSNPTAVATSRPAGDESVCDPMEALVRALFDQGRFTGPLALETEIDAVARALTATKGIPAEPPSSPPADGSRSVADVAAFTLSSLTGHAIAPQAQATAEELGQLVLRYRKWMSGRLQPADGPAPQ, encoded by the coding sequence GTGAGTAGTTCCCCGCCCGATGCCAATCGCCGCCCCCGATGGTCGATCGTCGCGATCCTCGCGATGGTATTTCTGTTTGCGTTGGTCCTCGTACAACGCCACCGCATTCTTGCGCAGTGGTGGGTTCACCAACTGAAAGAGACCGCGGACCCCAAGGAGCGGTCCTACTACGCCGCCTGCCTGGCGGGCATCGGCGACGCCGGCGCCGGCGCGATTGGGAAACTCGGCGACGACCCGCGGAGTGAGATCCGGGCGCTCGTCATCCCCGCCTCGCAGGGCCTTTCCGACGGCCGCCGGTTTGCCCTGCTTCGGGTGCGGCTGGGCGACAGTGACTTTGACGTCCGGCTCAGCGCCGCGACGGCCCTGGCCTTCCTGGATTTCGATCCCACACAGAACTTCCTTATCAGCCAGATGAACTCGCGGCCGCCGGAAATCGTGACCGCCGCGGCGGCCGCTCTCGCACGGGTGAATAACCCTGACGCCGTCGCCGCGCTGTGCGAGGCCGCATCCGGACACTTCAATGCCTGGGTCCGCGCGCAGGCCGTCGAATCGCTGGGGCAGCAACTGGTCAGCAATCCGACCGCGGTGGCGACATCACGACCCGCCGGCGACGAGAGTGTCTGCGACCCCATGGAAGCACTGGTTCGGGCGCTTTTCGATCAGGGCCGGTTTACAGGGCCCTTGGCGCTGGAGACGGAAATCGACGCCGTAGCCCGCGCGCTGACGGCCACCAAAGGGATTCCCGCGGAGCCTCCGTCATCTCCACCGGCGGACGGCAGCCGCAGCGTCGCTGACGTCGCGGCGTTCACCCTCTCCTCGCTCACAGGCCATGCCATTGCGCCGCAGGCGCAGGCCACCGCCGAAGAACTGGGACAGCTTGTGCTGCGGTATCGAAAGTGGATGAGCGGGCGGCTGCAGCCGGCGGACGGCCCCGCGCCTCAGTGA
- a CDS encoding lipopolysaccharide kinase InaA family protein: MIRGPSARPSAMTEQPSGVIERVFDGHQWRVAASHVALIDSRAVDWFHLIEGPETTLFKRNSQRDVWCVRVCGGEYFAKLYHPTGSVARLKSIVRGPIARAEWNIGRYAADHGISAVVPVATAWADGRWTGGISLLITQAVLDAVPLGEYWQTVREDRWQANLLSDSLARLIARSHQCGFQHGDMHPGNILVRRIGQRCEAFFVDLHRVHTGRRVAPRQAVANLAQLNQWFRRNASRSQRLRFLDAYISYRDQFAQASSLARNWRIDTGKLVADLAAQADRHAYYLWAKRDRRTLRNSRYFARIRPAPGWRGHVLLASKHPCPATGAAGACFTKGQWEEWLRYPLAWVDPRRQELLKDSHTAVVCRARLGTSTDAPCVVVKRPLARNFWKKLAAIFGPSRTLRSWKMANRLRNRDLPVAQPLAILERYALGLIRTDSIGISEYIDGASDLETFLTRDVAALPAGQRRVVKDRVIESVVRLLKAFHERGFVHRDMKAPNLMVRWAPPYRGSPVLTFIDMDGIKHVRRVRDAQQLRAVVRLCASLLGSPACTASDRLRFLRSYLTGPGRTPAEWKTHWRRIHQAVCSKLQDKELRRQWKLAHYGRE, translated from the coding sequence ATGATTCGAGGTCCCTCTGCGCGCCCCTCGGCGATGACCGAGCAGCCCTCCGGAGTGATCGAACGGGTCTTCGACGGCCATCAGTGGCGCGTTGCCGCCAGCCACGTCGCGCTCATCGACTCGCGGGCGGTCGATTGGTTCCACCTGATCGAAGGTCCGGAGACCACGCTCTTCAAGCGCAACAGCCAGCGCGACGTCTGGTGCGTTCGCGTCTGCGGCGGGGAATATTTCGCCAAGCTTTACCACCCCACGGGCAGTGTCGCCCGGCTCAAGTCCATCGTCCGCGGCCCGATCGCACGGGCCGAATGGAACATCGGCCGCTACGCCGCGGACCATGGCATCTCCGCCGTCGTCCCGGTCGCCACGGCCTGGGCCGATGGACGCTGGACCGGGGGGATTTCGCTGCTCATCACTCAGGCCGTCCTGGATGCCGTGCCCCTTGGCGAGTATTGGCAGACCGTTCGAGAAGACCGCTGGCAGGCGAATCTGCTGTCGGATTCCCTGGCGCGTTTGATCGCGCGGTCGCATCAATGCGGCTTTCAACACGGCGACATGCACCCCGGCAACATCCTTGTCCGGCGGATCGGCCAGCGCTGCGAGGCCTTCTTCGTCGATCTTCACCGCGTCCATACCGGCCGGCGGGTCGCGCCGCGACAAGCCGTCGCCAACCTCGCGCAGCTCAACCAGTGGTTCCGCCGCAACGCCTCGCGCTCGCAGCGCCTTCGCTTCCTCGATGCGTACATCAGCTATCGCGATCAATTCGCGCAGGCCAGTTCGCTCGCGCGCAATTGGCGCATCGACACTGGCAAACTGGTCGCCGATCTCGCCGCGCAGGCCGATCGCCATGCGTATTACCTGTGGGCAAAACGCGATCGTCGCACCCTGCGCAACAGCCGCTATTTTGCACGAATACGCCCCGCTCCCGGCTGGCGCGGTCACGTTCTCCTGGCCAGCAAGCATCCCTGCCCGGCGACCGGCGCAGCGGGCGCATGTTTCACCAAGGGTCAGTGGGAAGAATGGCTGCGTTATCCTCTGGCGTGGGTCGATCCGCGGCGTCAGGAACTCTTGAAAGATTCGCACACGGCCGTCGTCTGCCGCGCCCGGCTCGGAACGTCGACCGATGCGCCGTGCGTCGTCGTGAAGCGCCCCTTGGCGCGTAACTTCTGGAAGAAGCTCGCCGCGATCTTCGGCCCCTCGCGCACCCTGCGAAGCTGGAAAATGGCCAACCGCCTGCGCAATCGCGACCTGCCCGTCGCCCAGCCACTGGCCATCCTGGAACGCTACGCCCTCGGTCTCATCCGCACCGACTCCATCGGCATCAGCGAATACATCGACGGCGCGAGCGATCTGGAGACATTTCTGACCCGCGATGTCGCCGCCCTTCCGGCCGGCCAGCGGCGGGTGGTTAAGGACCGGGTCATCGAATCCGTCGTCCGGCTGCTCAAGGCGTTTCACGAGCGCGGCTTCGTCCATCGCGACATGAAGGCCCCCAATCTCATGGTCCGCTGGGCCCCGCCCTACCGGGGATCGCCCGTCCTGACCTTCATCGACATGGACGGCATCAAGCACGTTCGCAGGGTCCGCGACGCGCAGCAGCTTCGCGCCGTCGTGCGGCTCTGCGCGAGCCTGCTTGGCAGCCCGGCCTGCACGGCGTCGGATCGGCTCAGATTCCTGCGGAGTTATCTCACCGGGCCGGGACGTACCCCCGCCGAGTGGAAGACGCACTGGCGGCGTATCCACCAGGCGGTCTGCAGCAAGCTGCAGGACAAAGAGCTTCGACGCCAGTGGAAACTGGCACACTACGGTCGTGAGTAG
- the prfB gene encoding peptide chain release factor 2 (programmed frameshift), whose product MPLPDGTATVQELTERINSIRDSLDLPAKKERLKAIETKMGEPGFWNSPDSQVLITELKSLKSTIEPIEGVARRLDDVAVLYELAESEDDAATRAEAEAERAALAGDVERVSLMALMAGPNDDRDCYFSIQAGAGGTEACDWASMLLRMYLRYFERKGFTVEELALREGDGAGIQSVALQIKGPYAYGWLSTEVGVHRLVRISPFNAQGKRQTSFAAVDVLPVYPDSQIELPEKDLEIVVFCRSSGAGGQNVNKVATAARIRHIPTGIVVECVNERSQAQNKRQALSVLKSKLEAIEQAKRDSETAKLYGEKGEIAWGNQIRNYVLDDPRVKDLRTGVETGNPQKVLDGQLDEFIEALLRQRAEKRAKQGAPKKPVASTV is encoded by the exons ATGCCACTTCCCGACGGAACCGCGACAGTGCAGGAGTTGACGGAGCGCATTAACTCCATCCGGGACTCTCTT GACCTGCCCGCCAAGAAGGAACGTCTCAAAGCCATCGAAACGAAGATGGGCGAGCCCGGATTCTGGAACTCGCCGGATTCGCAAGTCCTCATCACCGAACTCAAATCGCTCAAGAGCACGATCGAGCCCATCGAAGGCGTGGCCCGGCGGCTCGATGACGTCGCGGTTCTCTACGAACTCGCCGAGTCGGAAGACGACGCGGCCACCCGAGCCGAGGCGGAGGCCGAGCGCGCCGCGCTGGCCGGCGATGTCGAAAGAGTCTCGCTGATGGCCCTCATGGCCGGACCCAATGACGACCGCGACTGTTACTTCAGCATCCAGGCCGGGGCCGGCGGAACGGAGGCCTGTGACTGGGCCTCGATGCTCCTGCGGATGTACCTGCGCTATTTCGAGCGCAAGGGCTTTACGGTCGAGGAACTCGCCCTGCGCGAGGGCGACGGCGCGGGCATCCAATCCGTCGCCTTGCAGATCAAAGGGCCCTATGCCTATGGCTGGCTCAGCACGGAGGTCGGCGTCCATCGGCTCGTCCGCATCAGCCCGTTCAACGCGCAAGGGAAGCGCCAGACGAGCTTTGCAGCGGTCGACGTCCTGCCGGTCTATCCCGACAGCCAGATCGAGTTGCCGGAGAAGGACCTGGAAATCGTCGTGTTTTGCCGGAGCAGCGGGGCCGGCGGTCAGAACGTCAACAAGGTGGCGACGGCCGCGCGCATCCGCCACATCCCGACAGGGATTGTCGTCGAATGCGTCAACGAGAGAAGCCAGGCGCAGAACAAGCGGCAGGCCCTGTCCGTCCTGAAGTCCAAGCTGGAGGCGATCGAGCAGGCCAAGCGCGACAGCGAGACGGCCAAGCTCTACGGCGAAAAGGGCGAAATCGCCTGGGGCAACCAGATTCGTAACTATGTTCTCGACGATCCTCGCGTGAAAGACCTGCGTACCGGCGTCGAGACCGGCAACCCCCAGAAGGTGCTCGACGGGCAGCTTGACGAGTTTATCGAGGCGCTCCTGCGCCAGCGCGCCGAAAAACGAGCCAAGCAGGGAGCGCCCAAAAAGCCCGTGGCGTCTACCGTTTGA
- a CDS encoding metallophosphoesterase, protein MESATQSPPIKRRSSLRIIIALAALAAIGALIAERKTRPTLTYGPMVQIPEPGALTIVWGMDAVFPGGSVWLRTAPDQTLTGSGRCANGRCEVSFKGLEPGRAYPYEIANDRLIFGSTKLAGPYEAKPALPRGRPFRFAAFGDSGNGSNTQTEFARRIAASKPDVIIHVGDLVYPAGALDTYDTHFFGPNAEMIRTAPFMASLGNHDVATEKGAPLLEVFVAPRNGPEGIEPERNYWFDYGDARFVALDSNLEQEAGAITKEQMKNIVAPWLRRVLTETDAKWKFVFFHHVFYTGSTHPPEGGAHMKEAFLSVFEECGVDVVFCGHNHLYERTAPLRGDQVVPDGKGIVYITTGCGGVSRYAEIQPPPKYMRAYNHEVFSFTQVDLSATRFEMKQIDENGKVIDEYTINKPEAQVAN, encoded by the coding sequence ATGGAATCCGCCACCCAATCACCGCCGATCAAACGCCGTTCTTCCCTTCGGATCATCATCGCCCTGGCCGCCCTTGCCGCGATCGGCGCTCTGATCGCCGAGCGGAAGACGCGTCCGACGCTGACCTACGGACCGATGGTGCAGATCCCGGAACCGGGGGCGCTCACGATCGTCTGGGGCATGGACGCGGTGTTTCCCGGCGGTTCGGTGTGGTTGCGGACGGCGCCGGATCAAACCCTGACCGGCTCGGGGCGCTGTGCGAACGGCCGGTGCGAAGTGAGTTTCAAGGGCCTGGAGCCGGGGCGGGCCTACCCCTATGAAATTGCCAACGATCGGCTGATTTTCGGCTCGACGAAGCTGGCCGGGCCGTATGAAGCGAAGCCGGCGCTGCCGCGCGGCCGGCCTTTTCGGTTTGCCGCCTTCGGCGACTCCGGCAACGGCAGTAACACGCAGACGGAGTTCGCCCGGCGAATCGCCGCCTCGAAGCCGGACGTGATTATTCATGTCGGCGACCTGGTGTACCCGGCCGGCGCCCTCGACACCTACGATACGCACTTTTTCGGCCCGAATGCCGAGATGATCCGGACGGCCCCCTTCATGGCGAGTCTGGGCAATCACGACGTCGCCACGGAAAAAGGCGCGCCGCTGCTGGAGGTCTTCGTCGCCCCGCGCAACGGCCCCGAGGGGATCGAGCCGGAGCGGAATTACTGGTTCGACTATGGCGATGCCCGCTTCGTCGCCTTGGATTCCAATCTGGAACAGGAAGCCGGCGCGATCACGAAAGAACAAATGAAGAACATCGTCGCCCCGTGGCTGCGGAGAGTCCTGACCGAAACCGACGCGAAGTGGAAATTCGTCTTCTTCCACCACGTCTTCTACACCGGTAGCACGCACCCGCCGGAGGGTGGAGCACACATGAAAGAGGCTTTTCTTTCCGTCTTCGAGGAGTGCGGCGTTGACGTCGTGTTCTGCGGTCACAACCACCTCTACGAACGAACCGCCCCGCTACGCGGCGATCAGGTGGTGCCGGACGGCAAGGGAATCGTCTATATCACGACCGGCTGCGGCGGCGTAAGCCGCTACGCGGAAATTCAGCCACCGCCCAAGTACATGCGGGCGTATAACCACGAGGTGTTCTCCTTTACGCAGGTCGATCTCTCCGCGACGCGCTTTGAGATGAAGCAGATCGACGAGAACGGCAAGGTGATTGACGAGTACACGATCAACAAGCCCGAGGCTCAGGTCGCGAACTGA
- a CDS encoding YcxB family protein, which translates to MTDAGISSLTPPSPAGAAAEGESISVEFTLDDNDILALQNHYLKSSPERQKFNLFFRIMLVITALIAAADLALVVQGDRVATEFGTWVVLFFVLWTYLLYRARGASAQSLQRALKEGKNRLLFSQQRLTISREGIEFTSPYGNSNFKWGAIEKVRRAGNYIFFYCLISAYVVPRRAFRTELDFQHFFEAAQRLHRTASPGNCRKCGYDLYGNESGACPECGTPIVKSG; encoded by the coding sequence ATGACTGACGCCGGAATTTCGAGCCTGACGCCCCCCTCGCCAGCCGGCGCTGCGGCTGAAGGGGAGTCGATTTCCGTTGAATTCACGCTCGACGACAACGACATCCTTGCCCTGCAGAACCACTACCTGAAGTCGTCGCCTGAGCGGCAGAAATTCAATCTCTTTTTTCGGATCATGCTGGTGATTACCGCGCTGATCGCCGCGGCCGATCTGGCCCTCGTCGTCCAAGGGGATCGAGTCGCGACCGAATTCGGAACATGGGTCGTGCTCTTTTTTGTTTTGTGGACCTACTTGCTGTATCGGGCGCGGGGCGCCTCCGCCCAATCCCTGCAACGCGCGTTGAAGGAGGGGAAGAATCGCCTCTTGTTTTCGCAGCAGCGACTGACCATCAGCCGCGAGGGAATTGAGTTCACGTCACCCTACGGCAATTCGAACTTCAAGTGGGGTGCGATTGAAAAGGTGCGGAGGGCCGGCAATTATATCTTCTTTTATTGTTTGATTTCGGCGTATGTCGTGCCACGACGGGCCTTCCGCACCGAATTGGATTTCCAGCACTTTTTTGAAGCCGCCCAACGACTGCATCGCACCGCCTCGCCGGGAAACTGCCGGAAGTGCGGCTATGACTTGTACGGGAATGAAAGTGGCGCGTGTCCGGAGTGCGGGACGCCGATCGTCAAGAGTGGATAG
- a CDS encoding YgiT-type zinc finger protein, translated as MNCSIQGCPGEYEDRQVAHTVRHRGRLVVVDHVPAEVCGVCGDVLLKPQTIRRLESLLADLDEPTGSVPLYEFADATT; from the coding sequence ATGAATTGCTCGATTCAAGGCTGTCCCGGCGAGTATGAAGACCGCCAGGTTGCCCACACGGTTCGCCATCGTGGCCGCCTGGTGGTTGTGGATCATGTGCCGGCCGAGGTTTGCGGAGTTTGCGGCGATGTACTCCTTAAGCCGCAGACCATCCGCCGCCTCGAGAGTCTGCTTGCGGATCTTGACGAACCTACAGGAAGCGTCCCGCTCTATGAGTTTGCGGATGCGACAACCTAA